A region of Pyxidicoccus parkwaysis DNA encodes the following proteins:
- a CDS encoding TonB-dependent receptor has product MHLNRVLRETGVVLAAGLLYGSAAFAQSSTMIGTVIDAQSRQPVPDVVVTATSPNLQGEQTVVTDAQGNYRIPQLPPGVYTLRFEKEQFRPYARADVQLRLNRTIRVNVELLPESLGEVVEITGTPPTIDVGSTTTGVNVDQEFIKRIAVARPGGKGGAARSFESLAELAPGAQTDNYGVSINGATSPENGYVVDGLSTNDPAYGVNGSPLSIEFVQDVNIITGGYMPEFGRSTGGVVNAVTRSGSNEFHGSVFANWTPGTLEGDRKLVREEGTVITGLNELQNLGDFGATLGGPILKDKLWFFAGFAPSFTRYQHTRALNALAIDTEHNTYQTDENGFTVANLIPGSERKYYADSRSLQYMGKLTYLINQDHNVSFALNGTPSSTGGLGKLTLDPRTGLLPGALTARPGDFGLTENNTNATSLALKYAGAFMDKKVLVDANLGWFHQTASTLPGDGSKLGSTTGLAGYSRMNYLNERPLTVFESLPTAQASACDPYTFIDEEGEEQTLERCPVTGYAVGGPGFMSDAKLDRYQINAKATYLLNAIGTHVLKAGVDTEFLVYDQTKAYGGGVFYQESTDYLGNPGAISDFRRYGYQTAPDTPITQLTQQSKSTGTTVGGFLQDSWSIANRVTLNLGVRYDVQAMYGGNGDLALILGNQWSPRIGAIVDPFANGRAKFFVNFARYYEAVPLNLLDRAFPGERRYSARRVLAEPGSGDPGCDPSSRDSQATACQATENVIVNPESSRNPNRLYTGGKVENEPVDPDITPQSSDELVVGAEYEVLANTRVGASYTHRDMNSVIEDMSRDDGNTYFLGNPGSGFAKEFPKPERNYDAVTVYLNRTFADGWLAQGSYTWSRLYGNYPGLFRPETAQLDPNILSDFDLVELLENRTGLLPFDRTHAIKVFGAKEFNVTSELSASIGVSYRGNSGTPINYFGAHAEYGTDESFVLPRGAGGRTPWINTIDSNVGVNYRVSKDSVVSFTLDVFNLFNFQGVDQVDQTYTTLNVAPLANGTPSQIQNPAGVLQWQEGSEREEPFGTVDGDINKNFKNPTRYQPPRQVRFGVRYTF; this is encoded by the coding sequence ATGCACTTGAACCGAGTGCTCCGGGAAACCGGAGTTGTCCTGGCCGCAGGTCTGCTTTACGGATCGGCGGCTTTCGCGCAGTCGAGCACGATGATCGGAACGGTCATCGACGCTCAGAGTCGGCAGCCTGTTCCTGACGTCGTCGTGACCGCTACCTCGCCCAACCTTCAGGGTGAGCAGACGGTGGTTACGGACGCGCAGGGCAACTACCGTATTCCCCAGCTTCCGCCGGGTGTTTACACCCTGCGGTTCGAGAAGGAGCAGTTCCGGCCCTACGCCCGTGCCGACGTCCAGTTGCGCCTCAACCGCACCATCCGCGTGAACGTGGAGCTGCTCCCCGAGTCGCTCGGTGAGGTGGTGGAGATCACCGGTACCCCGCCGACGATCGACGTGGGCTCCACGACCACGGGCGTCAACGTGGATCAGGAGTTCATCAAGCGCATCGCGGTGGCCCGTCCTGGTGGCAAGGGTGGCGCGGCGCGCTCCTTCGAGTCCCTGGCCGAGCTGGCGCCTGGCGCCCAGACGGACAACTACGGCGTGTCGATCAACGGCGCGACCTCGCCTGAGAACGGCTACGTGGTGGACGGCCTGTCCACGAACGACCCGGCCTACGGCGTCAACGGCAGCCCGCTGTCCATCGAGTTCGTGCAGGACGTGAACATCATCACCGGCGGCTACATGCCGGAGTTCGGTCGCTCCACGGGCGGCGTGGTCAACGCGGTGACCCGGTCGGGCTCGAACGAGTTCCACGGCTCCGTGTTCGCCAACTGGACCCCGGGCACCCTCGAGGGTGACCGCAAGCTGGTCCGCGAGGAAGGCACGGTCATCACCGGCCTCAACGAGCTGCAGAACCTCGGTGACTTCGGTGCGACCCTCGGCGGTCCCATCCTGAAGGACAAGCTGTGGTTCTTCGCCGGCTTCGCCCCGTCGTTCACGCGCTACCAGCACACGCGCGCCCTGAACGCCCTGGCGATCGACACCGAGCACAACACCTACCAGACGGATGAGAACGGCTTCACGGTCGCCAACCTCATCCCGGGCTCGGAGCGCAAGTACTACGCGGACTCCCGTTCGCTGCAGTACATGGGCAAGCTGACCTACCTCATCAACCAGGACCACAACGTGTCGTTCGCCCTGAACGGCACCCCGTCCTCGACGGGTGGCCTGGGCAAGCTGACGTTGGATCCCCGCACGGGCCTGCTCCCGGGCGCCCTGACGGCGCGTCCTGGTGACTTTGGCCTCACGGAGAACAACACCAACGCCACGTCGCTGGCCCTGAAGTACGCCGGCGCGTTCATGGACAAGAAGGTCCTGGTCGACGCCAACCTCGGTTGGTTCCACCAGACCGCGTCCACCCTGCCGGGAGACGGCAGCAAGCTGGGCAGCACCACGGGCCTGGCTGGCTACTCCCGCATGAACTACCTCAACGAGCGTCCGTTGACGGTGTTCGAGAGCCTGCCCACGGCCCAGGCCTCTGCCTGCGACCCGTACACCTTCATCGACGAGGAGGGTGAGGAGCAGACCCTGGAGCGCTGCCCGGTCACCGGTTACGCGGTGGGCGGCCCCGGCTTCATGAGCGACGCGAAGCTGGACCGCTACCAGATCAACGCGAAGGCCACCTACCTGCTGAACGCCATCGGCACCCACGTGCTGAAGGCTGGTGTGGACACCGAGTTCCTGGTGTACGACCAGACGAAGGCGTACGGCGGTGGCGTGTTCTACCAGGAGTCCACGGACTACCTCGGCAACCCTGGCGCCATCAGCGACTTCCGCCGCTACGGCTACCAGACGGCGCCTGACACGCCGATCACCCAGCTGACCCAGCAGTCGAAGTCCACCGGCACCACGGTGGGCGGCTTCCTGCAGGACTCCTGGTCCATCGCCAACCGCGTCACGCTGAACCTCGGCGTGCGCTACGACGTGCAGGCGATGTACGGCGGCAACGGCGACCTGGCCCTCATCCTCGGCAACCAGTGGTCGCCCCGTATCGGCGCCATTGTCGACCCGTTCGCCAACGGCCGCGCCAAGTTCTTCGTGAACTTCGCCAGGTACTACGAGGCCGTTCCGCTCAACCTCCTCGACCGCGCCTTCCCGGGTGAGCGCCGCTACAGCGCCCGCCGCGTGCTGGCCGAGCCGGGCAGCGGTGACCCCGGTTGCGATCCGTCCAGCCGTGACAGCCAGGCCACCGCGTGCCAGGCCACGGAGAACGTCATCGTCAACCCGGAGAGCAGCCGCAACCCGAACCGCCTCTACACGGGCGGCAAGGTGGAGAACGAGCCGGTCGACCCGGACATCACCCCGCAGTCCTCCGACGAGCTCGTCGTGGGCGCGGAGTACGAAGTCCTGGCCAACACCCGCGTGGGCGCCAGCTACACGCACCGCGACATGAACTCGGTCATCGAGGACATGAGCCGCGACGACGGCAACACGTACTTCCTCGGCAACCCGGGCTCGGGCTTCGCCAAGGAGTTCCCGAAGCCGGAGCGTAACTACGACGCCGTCACCGTCTACCTGAACCGCACCTTCGCGGACGGGTGGCTCGCTCAGGGTAGCTACACCTGGTCGCGTCTGTACGGTAACTACCCCGGTCTGTTCCGCCCGGAGACGGCGCAGCTCGACCCGAACATCCTCTCGGACTTCGACCTCGTCGAGCTCCTGGAGAACCGCACGGGTCTGCTGCCCTTCGACCGCACGCACGCCATCAAGGTGTTCGGCGCGAAGGAGTTCAACGTCACCAGCGAGCTGTCCGCCAGCATCGGCGTTTCGTACCGCGGCAACTCCGGTACGCCGATCAACTACTTCGGCGCTCACGCCGAGTACGGCACGGACGAGTCCTTCGTCCTTCCCCGTGGCGCCGGTGGCCGCACCCCGTGGATCAACACCATCGACTCCAACGTGGGTGTGAACTACCGCGTCAGCAAGGACAGCGTCGTGTCCTTCACCCTGGACGTGTTCAACCTCTTCAACTTCCAGGGCGTTGACCAGGTGGACCAGACGTACACCACCCTCAACGTGGCGCCGCTGGCCAATGGCACTCCGTCCCAGATTCAGAACCCGGCTGGCGTGCTGCAGTGGCAGGAGGGCTCGGAGCGCGAGGAGCCGTTCGGCACTGTGGACGGCGACATCAACAAGAACTTCAAGAACCCCACCCGCTACCAGCCGCCCCGTCAGGTGCGTTTCGGTGTCCGGTACACGTTCTAA
- a CDS encoding DUF2378 family protein, with protein sequence MADELLIFEQTIEALFLRALSGRLTPECKARLRQAGLDVDQKLRPAYPFDSWMTFLRITAEELFPGEPLEQGTWKLGEAYIEGFRETMLGRAVLSLLRVLGPRRALMRATQNFRAGNNYTESRLKELGPTQFELWMNEVGPYPSFTAGIIHAGLRVAGAQAIVIETSGYDGHACTYRINWSEASVSSGVAGSGDSKAAKRSGSIISL encoded by the coding sequence ATGGCCGACGAGCTTCTCATCTTTGAGCAGACCATCGAAGCTCTGTTCCTGCGGGCGCTCAGCGGGCGCCTGACGCCCGAGTGCAAGGCGCGGCTGCGCCAGGCCGGGCTGGACGTGGACCAGAAGCTCCGCCCGGCCTACCCCTTCGATTCCTGGATGACCTTCCTGCGCATCACCGCGGAGGAGCTGTTCCCCGGAGAGCCGCTGGAGCAGGGCACCTGGAAGCTGGGCGAGGCCTATATCGAAGGCTTCCGCGAGACGATGCTGGGGCGCGCCGTGCTGTCACTGCTGCGCGTGCTGGGCCCCCGCCGGGCGCTGATGCGCGCCACGCAGAACTTCCGCGCGGGCAACAACTACACCGAGTCGCGTCTCAAGGAGCTGGGGCCCACGCAGTTCGAGCTGTGGATGAACGAGGTGGGCCCCTACCCCTCCTTCACCGCGGGCATCATCCACGCCGGGCTGCGGGTGGCCGGCGCGCAGGCCATCGTCATCGAGACGTCCGGCTACGACGGCCACGCCTGCACCTACCGCATCAACTGGAGCGAGGCTTCCGTCTCTTCCGGCGTGGCGGGCAGCGGGGACTCCAAGGCGGCCAAGAGGTCCGGGTCCATCATCTCCCTGTAG
- a CDS encoding ExbD/TolR family protein, producing MGMSAGPKGGIKSEINVTPLVDVVLVLLIIFMVVTPMLQRGKSVELPKATEIEKEKGKDADPLVLSITPDKKVFVENDQVDDQALQAKLSEELAKDPGKKILLKGDNTLNVGDVRKVLDVARKSKAKQIALGVEEKK from the coding sequence ATGGGAATGTCAGCAGGCCCCAAGGGGGGCATCAAGAGCGAGATCAACGTCACGCCGCTGGTGGACGTGGTGCTGGTGCTCCTCATCATCTTCATGGTCGTCACCCCCATGCTCCAGCGCGGCAAGTCCGTGGAGCTGCCGAAGGCCACCGAAATCGAGAAGGAGAAGGGCAAGGACGCTGATCCGCTCGTCCTCTCCATCACCCCGGACAAGAAGGTGTTCGTGGAGAACGACCAGGTGGACGACCAGGCACTCCAGGCGAAGCTGTCGGAGGAGCTGGCGAAGGACCCGGGCAAGAAGATCCTGCTCAAGGGTGACAACACGCTGAACGTCGGCGACGTGCGCAAGGTGTTGGACGTGGCCCGCAAGTCCAAGGCGAAGCAGATTGCGCTCGGCGTAGAGGAGAAGAAGTAA
- a CDS encoding YifB family Mg chelatase-like AAA ATPase, which yields MLARVRSGALMGIDAVVVECEVDMALGLPYFNVVGQAEGAVKESKVRVVSALKNTGFELPQKRITVNLAPADLRKEGAAFELPIALGVLVAAKLMEEGPVSRLLFGGELSLDGALRPIKGVLPLAVAARNHGFEGVMVPTANAAEAALVEGLRVLPVATLREAVDHLTGARPVTPYVREEAAHEPSRAGSVPDMADVRGQPELKLALEMAAAGGHNLLLSGPPGSGKTMLARRLPGILPQMTFTEALEVTKVYSVMGLLGEGHALMRERPFRAPHHTLSDAGLVGGGLMARPGELSLAHHGVLFLDELAEFRKNVLEVLRQPLEEGVIHLARANQHITYPSRVMLVAAMNPCPCGYYGVAGRSCKCADHRRFEYNTRVSGPLLDRIDMTLQTRPVEYQHLARADAREKTSHYYRERVQAARERQRARYRDEPGVHCNAQLPPHLLRRHCILSPRAGTMLERAVCKYGLSARAHDRILKVALTRMDLEEHSRIEEVDIQLAIDFRMLDRSNYANGTAQGPRVSQPEPSQQPRMSGPASPRE from the coding sequence ATGCTGGCGAGGGTGCGGTCGGGGGCGTTGATGGGCATCGACGCGGTGGTGGTGGAGTGCGAGGTCGACATGGCGCTCGGCCTCCCCTACTTCAACGTGGTGGGCCAGGCGGAAGGGGCGGTGAAGGAGTCGAAGGTGCGGGTCGTCTCCGCGCTGAAGAACACGGGCTTCGAGCTGCCGCAGAAGCGAATCACGGTGAATCTGGCTCCCGCGGATTTGCGGAAGGAGGGAGCGGCCTTCGAGCTGCCCATCGCCCTGGGCGTGCTGGTGGCGGCGAAGCTGATGGAGGAAGGGCCGGTGTCGCGGCTCCTCTTCGGCGGGGAGCTGTCGCTGGATGGCGCCCTGCGACCCATCAAGGGCGTGCTGCCGTTGGCCGTGGCGGCGCGCAACCACGGCTTCGAGGGCGTCATGGTGCCGACGGCCAACGCGGCCGAGGCGGCGCTGGTGGAGGGGCTGCGCGTGCTTCCCGTGGCCACCCTGCGCGAGGCGGTGGACCACCTGACGGGGGCCCGGCCGGTGACGCCCTATGTGCGGGAGGAGGCCGCCCACGAGCCCTCGCGCGCGGGCTCGGTGCCGGACATGGCGGACGTGCGCGGCCAGCCCGAGCTGAAGCTGGCCCTGGAGATGGCGGCCGCCGGAGGCCACAACCTGCTGCTCAGCGGACCTCCCGGCTCCGGCAAGACGATGCTGGCGCGGCGGCTGCCCGGCATCCTTCCGCAGATGACCTTCACCGAGGCGCTGGAGGTGACGAAGGTGTACTCGGTGATGGGCCTGCTGGGAGAGGGGCACGCGCTGATGCGTGAGCGGCCCTTCCGGGCACCACACCACACCCTCTCCGACGCGGGGCTCGTGGGCGGCGGTTTGATGGCACGTCCCGGAGAGCTGTCCCTGGCCCACCACGGCGTGCTCTTCCTGGACGAGCTGGCGGAGTTCCGGAAGAACGTGCTGGAGGTCCTCCGCCAACCGCTGGAGGAAGGCGTCATCCACCTAGCGCGGGCCAACCAGCACATCACCTACCCGAGCCGGGTGATGCTGGTGGCGGCGATGAACCCCTGCCCCTGCGGCTACTACGGAGTCGCGGGGCGCAGCTGTAAATGCGCCGACCACCGGCGCTTCGAGTACAACACCCGGGTGAGTGGTCCCCTGCTGGACCGCATCGACATGACGCTGCAGACGCGGCCGGTGGAGTACCAGCACCTGGCGCGCGCGGATGCGCGGGAGAAGACGAGCCACTACTACCGCGAGCGGGTCCAGGCCGCGCGCGAGCGCCAGCGGGCCCGCTACCGCGACGAGCCGGGCGTGCACTGCAACGCCCAGCTTCCACCGCACCTGCTGCGCCGCCACTGCATCCTGAGCCCGCGCGCCGGGACGATGCTGGAGCGCGCGGTGTGCAAGTACGGGCTGTCCGCGCGCGCCCATGACCGCATCCTCAAGGTCGCGCTGACCCGGATGGACCTGGAGGAGCATTCGCGTATCGAGGAGGTGGACATCCAGCTCGCCATCGACTTCCGGATGCTGGACCGCTCGAACTACGCGAACGGCACGGCGCAGGGGCCGCGAGTCTCCCAACCAGAGCCCTCCCAGCAACCGAGGATGTCCGGTCCGGCGAGCCCCCGGGAGTAG
- a CDS encoding NAD(P)/FAD-dependent oxidoreductase codes for MNFPRVSPKREDLPHVVILGGGFAGLYAAKHLYKKPVRVTMVDRHNHHLFQPLLYQVATATLSPSEIAAPLRAILGPHNISVLLAEVTGVDTAGKRVLLADGELTYDYLVIATGATHSYFGKDEWAQFAPGLKSIEDAVEIRRRILMAFELAERETDPVARRALLNFVIIGGGPTGVELAGSLAEISRNSLPGDFQNIDPREARIILIEGVKNVLPVYPEDLSVKAQRTLEKLGVEVRTGARVTNIDETGVFIGEEHIPARTVLWAAGVAASPVARTLGVELDRAGRVLVTPELTVPGHEDIFVAGDLASVKGDDGKPVPGLAPAAMQMGKQAAHNILFRLMGKPMKPFKYWDRGSYAVIGRGHAVGIAFRRFKQSGLPAWAAWLVIHITFLIGFRSRLAVLLDWAYSYLTFGKSARIITGPTPRLGPSAARPALGDGGTRVEVGAAAHAPEARPEPAVPATH; via the coding sequence ATGAATTTCCCTCGCGTGAGCCCGAAACGCGAAGACCTGCCCCATGTGGTCATCCTCGGTGGAGGTTTCGCCGGCCTCTACGCGGCGAAGCACCTCTACAAGAAGCCCGTCCGCGTCACGATGGTGGACCGGCACAACCACCACCTCTTCCAGCCGCTGCTGTACCAGGTGGCCACGGCGACGCTGAGCCCGAGCGAGATTGCCGCGCCGCTGCGTGCGATTCTGGGGCCCCACAACATCAGTGTCCTGCTGGCGGAAGTCACGGGCGTGGACACCGCCGGCAAGCGCGTGCTCCTGGCGGACGGCGAGCTGACGTACGACTACCTCGTCATCGCGACCGGCGCGACGCACTCCTACTTCGGCAAGGACGAGTGGGCGCAGTTCGCCCCCGGGCTGAAGTCCATCGAGGACGCGGTGGAAATCCGCCGCCGCATCCTGATGGCCTTCGAGCTGGCCGAGCGCGAGACGGACCCGGTGGCCCGCCGCGCGTTGCTCAACTTCGTCATCATCGGCGGGGGCCCCACGGGCGTGGAGCTCGCGGGCTCGCTGGCGGAAATCAGCCGCAACTCGCTGCCCGGTGACTTCCAGAACATCGACCCTCGCGAGGCGCGCATCATCCTCATCGAGGGCGTGAAGAACGTGCTGCCCGTCTACCCGGAGGACCTGTCCGTCAAGGCGCAGCGCACGCTGGAGAAGCTGGGCGTCGAGGTCCGCACCGGCGCCCGCGTCACCAACATCGACGAGACGGGCGTGTTCATCGGCGAAGAGCACATCCCGGCCCGCACGGTACTGTGGGCCGCGGGCGTGGCCGCCTCTCCGGTGGCCCGCACGCTGGGCGTGGAGCTGGACCGCGCCGGCCGCGTGCTGGTGACGCCCGAGCTGACGGTGCCGGGGCACGAAGACATCTTCGTCGCCGGAGACCTCGCTTCGGTGAAGGGGGATGATGGCAAGCCCGTCCCGGGCCTCGCGCCCGCGGCGATGCAGATGGGCAAGCAGGCGGCTCACAACATCCTCTTCCGGTTGATGGGCAAGCCGATGAAGCCCTTCAAGTACTGGGACCGTGGCTCCTATGCGGTGATTGGCCGCGGGCACGCGGTGGGCATCGCCTTCCGCCGCTTCAAGCAGTCCGGCTTGCCCGCCTGGGCGGCCTGGCTGGTCATCCACATCACCTTCCTCATCGGCTTCCGCAGCCGCCTGGCGGTGCTGCTCGACTGGGCGTACTCGTACCTGACGTTCGGAAAGTCGGCCCGCATCATCACCGGCCCCACGCCTCGGCTGGGCCCGTCCGCCGCACGTCCGGCGCTCGGGGATGGCGGCACGAGGGTGGAGGTCGGCGCCGCGGCACACGCCCCCGAGGCCCGTCCGGAGCCGGCCGTCCCCGCGACGCACTGA
- a CDS encoding ExbD/TolR family protein, whose protein sequence is MSGRKQRQWVKPASAPNSEINVTPLVDVVLVLLIIFMVVTPLMEKDILVRVPDTEVEEEPTPPDPNDQQLVVQLDKDGGYSINTEKIPQSDYVNRIKKMLAAKKADDKVVFFMADDATNYGRLILALDGAKAAGAKVLAMATELPQNAVIQGTEVDTGGTPPAPPAPAP, encoded by the coding sequence ATGTCCGGACGCAAGCAGCGGCAGTGGGTGAAGCCCGCCTCCGCGCCGAACTCGGAAATCAACGTCACGCCGCTCGTCGACGTAGTGCTCGTGCTCCTCATCATCTTCATGGTGGTGACGCCGCTCATGGAGAAGGACATCCTGGTGCGCGTCCCCGACACGGAGGTGGAGGAGGAGCCCACGCCGCCAGACCCGAACGACCAGCAGCTGGTGGTTCAGCTGGACAAGGACGGCGGCTACTCCATCAACACGGAGAAGATTCCGCAGTCGGACTACGTCAACCGCATCAAGAAGATGCTGGCGGCCAAGAAGGCGGACGACAAGGTCGTCTTCTTCATGGCGGACGACGCCACCAACTACGGGCGCCTCATCCTGGCGCTGGATGGCGCCAAGGCCGCCGGAGCGAAGGTGCTCGCGATGGCCACGGAGCTGCCGCAGAACGCGGTCATCCAGGGCACGGAAGTGGACACCGGCGGCACGCCGCCCGCCCCCCCCGCGCCCGCTCCCTGA
- a CDS encoding energy transducer TonB, translating into MFDSVLDRGQGPKPKFGVGATISVILHVGLFGVALWLSTRPPPVEEKEIEVTLKATMAPPPPPPPPPPPASSSKPKTQPKKPKKPDQIVQPKEIPKEVPKEAEPSEEPPQEEASEEEVEGGVEGGVAGGVVGGVVGGVIGGVVGGQLGGTGTDVLPFGAGMTRPEKISGPTPEYTREALEARVAGTMIVKCVVTVEGRVERCRIIKPLPHMDKAVMDALTSSRYKPVTFQGRPVQVDYTFTLNFKLPR; encoded by the coding sequence ATGTTCGATTCAGTCCTTGACCGTGGTCAGGGGCCCAAGCCGAAGTTTGGCGTGGGGGCCACCATCTCGGTCATCCTTCACGTGGGCCTCTTCGGCGTCGCGCTCTGGCTGTCGACCCGGCCGCCTCCTGTAGAGGAGAAGGAGATCGAGGTGACGCTGAAGGCCACCATGGCCCCGCCGCCTCCGCCTCCTCCGCCTCCTCCGCCCGCGTCCTCCTCCAAGCCGAAGACGCAGCCGAAGAAGCCCAAGAAGCCGGACCAGATCGTCCAGCCGAAGGAGATCCCCAAGGAGGTTCCGAAGGAGGCCGAGCCCTCCGAGGAGCCGCCCCAGGAGGAGGCCAGCGAGGAAGAGGTCGAGGGGGGTGTCGAAGGTGGCGTCGCCGGTGGTGTGGTGGGCGGCGTGGTGGGTGGTGTGATTGGTGGTGTGGTGGGTGGTCAGTTGGGCGGTACGGGCACGGACGTGCTCCCCTTCGGCGCGGGCATGACGCGTCCGGAGAAGATCTCCGGTCCCACGCCGGAGTACACGCGTGAGGCGCTGGAGGCCCGTGTGGCGGGCACCATGATCGTCAAGTGCGTCGTCACCGTGGAAGGTCGGGTGGAGCGCTGCCGGATCATCAAGCCCCTGCCCCACATGGACAAGGCCGTCATGGACGCGCTGACTTCATCACGTTACAAGCCGGTCACCTTCCAGGGTCGTCCGGTCCAGGTGGATTACACGTTCACGCTGAACTTCAAGCTGCCGCGCTGA
- a CDS encoding MotA/TolQ/ExbB proton channel family protein, translating into MQFTLAEIWAHTGLFARCIIFTLAIMSVASLVVMAERMLVFRKTRADSRNFAAKMGAILAKGDLSTAANTNLGKDVGHLGRVINSGLTAYRISPSNKEVAVESVARALERQAQREVQSMKRGLGLLATVGSTAPFVGLLGTTMGIVNAFSLMAAAGSGGLGTISAGIAEALITTAFGLIVAIPAVMAYNFLQGWVDARSVDISESSNEFLDVVARHLGGGAHSSHAA; encoded by the coding sequence ATGCAATTCACTCTCGCTGAAATCTGGGCGCACACGGGCCTCTTCGCTCGTTGCATCATCTTTACCCTGGCCATCATGTCGGTGGCGTCGCTGGTCGTCATGGCGGAGCGCATGCTCGTCTTCCGTAAGACGCGCGCCGACAGCCGCAATTTCGCCGCGAAGATGGGGGCCATCCTGGCCAAGGGCGACCTGAGCACGGCCGCCAACACCAACCTGGGCAAGGACGTGGGCCACCTGGGCCGCGTCATCAACTCCGGCCTGACGGCGTACCGCATCAGCCCCAGCAACAAGGAAGTGGCGGTGGAGTCGGTGGCGCGCGCGCTCGAGCGTCAGGCGCAGCGTGAGGTGCAGAGCATGAAGCGCGGCCTCGGCCTGCTGGCCACGGTCGGCTCCACGGCGCCGTTCGTGGGTCTGCTCGGCACGACGATGGGTATCGTCAACGCCTTCTCCCTCATGGCGGCGGCCGGCTCCGGCGGTCTGGGCACCATCTCGGCCGGTATCGCCGAGGCGCTCATCACCACGGCCTTCGGTCTCATCGTGGCCATCCCCGCGGTCATGGCCTACAACTTCCTGCAGGGCTGGGTGGACGCTCGCTCGGTGGACATCTCCGAGTCGTCCAACGAGTTCCTGGACGTCGTGGCCCGCCACCTGGGCGGCGGCGCGCACTCCTCGCACGCGGCCTAG